In the genome of Leishmania infantum JPCM5 genome chromosome 27, one region contains:
- a CDS encoding glutaredoxin-like protein yields the protein MLSSRFLYRPSTMPATVAELIHRHKVVVFSWVHCPYCSRAKEILKSLAKDIQVYECDQMDNGEELRAQILQAYNHDTVPAIFINGEFIGGCSDLQAIQKSGELAAKLA from the coding sequence ATGCTCTCCAGCCGTTTTCTCTATCGGCCCTCAACGATGCCCGCTACCGTCGCCGAGCTCATCCACCGACACAAAGTGGTGGTTTTCTCGTGGGTGCACTGCCCGTATTGCTCTCGCGCCAAGGAGATCCTCAAGTCGCTTGCGAAGGATATACAAGTTTACGAGTGCGACCAGATGGACAACGGCGAGGAACTTCGTGCGCAGATTCTGCAGGCGTACAATCACGACACAGTGCCGGCGATCTTCATCAACGGTGAGTTCATTGGCGGGTGCAGCGACTTGCAGGCCATTCAGAAGAGCGGCGAACTGGCTGCGAAGCTTGCGTAA